In Streptomyces sp. NBC_00704, a genomic segment contains:
- a CDS encoding PTS-dependent dihydroxyacetone kinase phosphotransferase subunit DhaM encodes MSTQKPVGVVLVSHSAQVAEAVAELARGLAGGGAAVPVAAAGGTEGGGLGTSAELISAAAASVDRGAGVAVLADLGSAVLTVKALLAEGDELPEGSRLVDAPFVEGAVAAVVTSAAGADLDAVEAAAQEAYTYRKV; translated from the coding sequence GTGAGCACACAGAAGCCGGTCGGGGTCGTGCTGGTGTCGCACAGCGCGCAGGTGGCGGAGGCCGTGGCCGAGCTGGCACGGGGGCTGGCGGGCGGCGGCGCGGCCGTGCCGGTCGCCGCGGCGGGCGGCACCGAGGGCGGCGGGCTGGGCACGAGCGCCGAACTGATCTCCGCCGCGGCCGCTTCGGTGGACCGGGGCGCCGGGGTCGCGGTCCTCGCCGATCTGGGCAGCGCCGTCCTCACGGTCAAGGCGCTGCTCGCGGAGGGCGACGAGCTGCCCGAGGGGTCGCGGCTCGTGGACGCCCCGTTCGTCGAGGGTGCGGTGGCCGCGGTGGTCACCTCCGCGGCGGGCGCGGACCTCGACGCGGTCGAGGCCGCCGCCCAGGAGGCGTACACCTACCGCAAGGTATGA